One genomic segment of Deltaproteobacteria bacterium CG11_big_fil_rev_8_21_14_0_20_42_23 includes these proteins:
- a CDS encoding DUF86 domain-containing protein, with the protein MNKSPEKYFEHMLLAIAEIETYLQGYSWRAFERDRKTVSAVIYQLQIIGEAAGKIPKTLVKDSPVPWGKITGMRHKLIHDYFGVDAETVWRTSQEGLGPLKAYLQKKLK; encoded by the coding sequence ATGAACAAGTCGCCTGAAAAATATTTTGAGCACATGTTGTTGGCCATCGCTGAAATTGAAACCTATTTGCAGGGATACAGTTGGCGTGCATTTGAGCGAGATCGTAAAACAGTAAGTGCTGTTATTTATCAATTGCAAATTATTGGAGAAGCAGCCGGAAAAATTCCAAAAACTTTGGTAAAAGACTCGCCTGTTCCATGGGGAAAAATTACGGGCATGCGCCATAAGCTCATTCATGATTATTTTGGTGTGGATGCCGAGACTGTCTGGCGCACTTCGCAAGAAGGGCTGGGCCCGCTTAAGGCATATTTGCAAAAAAAGCTAAAATGA